The DNA sequence GCGCGCTTCGCGGCGACGGTGCGCCCGGCCGCGCGGCCGCTGCCCGACGCGGCGACGCAGGAGCTCGCGGCGCTCGTCGACCGGCGGCGGCAGCTCGTCGAGATGCTGACGATGGAGCACAACCGGCTCGCGGTGGCGCGCCGCAGCGTGCAGCCGAGCGTCCGGCAGACGATCCGCGCGCTGGAGCGGGCGCTCCGGGCCCTCGAGGACGAGACGGACCGCTGGATCCAGGGCTCGCCGCTCTGGCGCGCGCAGGAGGAGCTCCTCACGAGCGTGCCGGGCATCGGGCCGCAGACGGCGCGGCTGCTGATCGCGCGCCTCACGGAGCTCGGCGCGCTGTCCGCGAAGGAGATCGCCGCCCTCGTCGGGCTGGCGCCCTACGCGCAGGAGTCGGGCCGCTGGCGCGGCGTGCGGCGCATCCGCGGCGGCCGCGCCGACGTCCGCACGGGGCTCTACATGGCGACCCTCGCGGCGATCCGCTGCAACGCCGTCGTACGCGCGATGTATCGGCGCCTCGTCGCCGCCGGCAAGCCGAAGAAGCTCGCCCTGACCGCGTGCATGCGCCGCCTCCTCGTCATCCTCAACGCGATGGTCAAACATCAAACGCGGTGGCAGGCGTCACCGACGCCCACCACCGCTTGACTTCCAACACAGCCACTTCGTGGTGATTGCAGTTACCATAGCCCCCCACGAAGCCAGCGCCGCACCGAAATCCCGCGAGGATGGTAGATTCCCCAGCCTACCAAGGAGCCAGCCATGAGCGCCCACCGGCGGATTCGCCCCACGGCCGAGGAGTTCGCGCCGTACTATGCCAACTACATCGCGCAGGTCCCCGACGGCGACGTCGTCGAGGCGTTGATCGGCGGCGCCGAGATCGCCTCGGCCCTCCTCGGCGACCTCGAGGACGACGTCGCCTCCCGCGCCTATGCGCCCGGCAAGTGGACGCTCAAGGAAGTCGTGCTGCATTGCACCGACGCCGAGCGCATCTTCTCGTATCGCGCCCTGCGCATCGCCCGCGGCGACACCACGCCGCTGCCCGGGTTCGACGAGAACGCCTACGCCCCGATGAGCGGCGCCAACCTGCGCACGATCGACAGCATCCTCGATGAGTTCGAGTCGGTGCGCGATGCGACGGTCACGCTGTACCAAGGGCTGCCGTCGGAGGCCTGGACGCGGCGCGGCGAGGCGTCAGGGAAGACGGTGTCGGTGCGAGGGATCGCGTGGATCACGGCGGGGCATCTCCTGCACCATCTGTCGGTGATCCAAGACCGGTATCTCTGAACTGCAGATGTGAGATGTAAGATGTGAGGTATAAGAGGGGGCTTCGCCCAAGCATTGGCGAAGCCCCCTCTCTTACATCTTACATCTCATATCTCACATCTGCAGTTCAAATGTGAATCGCCCGCCCCAATGCCGCCAACGCCGCCTCCTTCACCACTTCGCTGAGCGTGGGATGCGAGTGCACCGTCTCTCCCACATCATCCGCCGTGCCGCGGTACTCCATCGCGAGCACGATCTCGCTGAGCAGGTCGCTCACGTTCGGGCCGATCATGTGGCAGCCGAGGATCTCGTCCGTCGCGGCGTCCGTGACGAACTTCACGAAGCCTTCCGTGCTCGCCATCGACCGTGCGCGGCCGTTCGCACTGAACGGGAACTTGCCGACCTTGATCGCCTTGCCCGTCGCACGCGCTTCCGCCTCGGTGAGGCCGGCGGTCGCGATCTCGGGCCACGTGTAGACCACGCCCGGCATGTTGTGGTAGTGCATCTTCGCGTGATGGCCGGCGATCACCTCGGCGGCGATCACGCCCTCTTCCTCGGCCTTGTGCGCCAGCAGCTTGCCGCCGACGGCGTCGCCGATGGCGAAGACGTTCGGGAGGCTGGTGCGCATCTGCGCATCGACGACGATCTCGCCGCGCGTGCCGAGCGCGAGGCCGAGCGCCGCGGCGTCCACGCCGGTGAGTGAGGGCTTGCGGCCGATCGAGACGAGCACGTAGTCGGCCTCGAAGCGCATCGCCTGGCCGTCCTTCTCGGCTTCGATCGTCACCATGCTGCCGTTGCGGCCTCCGCCGGTAACCTTGGTCGCGGTGTGGATCTCCAGGCCCTGCTTGGTGAAGATCTTGTGCGCTTCCTTGGTGATGTCGTCGTCGTTGCCGGGCAGGATGGTCGGGGCGTACTCGAT is a window from the Pseudogemmatithrix spongiicola genome containing:
- the lpdA gene encoding dihydrolipoyl dehydrogenase, whose product is MADQNLTPDLVVIGGGPGGYVASIRAAQLGLSVVCVEFDKTLGGTCVNVGCIPSKALLSSSEHYEFALKHAKDHGIEIAGVQLNLQQMLKRKDDVVAQNTKGVEFLFKKNKVTWAKGVGTLKAGNVVEVKALDGALTTYRPKHVILATGSVPMQLPFLPFDEERVLSNVGALRIPEVPKHLIVIGGGVIGLELGSVWRRLGAKVTVIEYAPTILPGNDDDITKEAHKIFTKQGLEIHTATKVTGGGRNGSMVTIEAEKDGQAMRFEADYVLVSIGRKPSLTGVDAAALGLALGTRGEIVVDAQMRTSLPNVFAIGDAVGGKLLAHKAEEEGVIAAEVIAGHHAKMHYHNMPGVVYTWPEIATAGLTEAEARATGKAIKVGKFPFSANGRARSMASTEGFVKFVTDAATDEILGCHMIGPNVSDLLSEIVLAMEYRGTADDVGETVHSHPTLSEVVKEAALAALGRAIHI
- a CDS encoding IS110 family transposase; its protein translation is MTYIGIDVSQGTLDGADATGAAWQHANDAAGIAATVARVGAQGPTLVVLEATGAYHVPLTAALAAAGVPVAVVNPRQVRRFAESVGQLAKTDRLDAALLARFAATVRPAARPLPDAATQELAALVDRRRQLVEMLTMEHNRLAVARRSVQPSVRQTIRALERALRALEDETDRWIQGSPLWRAQEELLTSVPGIGPQTARLLIARLTELGALSAKEIAALVGLAPYAQESGRWRGVRRIRGGRADVRTGLYMATLAAIRCNAVVRAMYRRLVAAGKPKKLALTACMRRLLVILNAMVKHQTRWQASPTPTTA
- a CDS encoding DinB family protein translates to MSAHRRIRPTAEEFAPYYANYIAQVPDGDVVEALIGGAEIASALLGDLEDDVASRAYAPGKWTLKEVVLHCTDAERIFSYRALRIARGDTTPLPGFDENAYAPMSGANLRTIDSILDEFESVRDATVTLYQGLPSEAWTRRGEASGKTVSVRGIAWITAGHLLHHLSVIQDRYL